In Triticum urartu cultivar G1812 chromosome 6, Tu2.1, whole genome shotgun sequence, the following proteins share a genomic window:
- the LOC125514677 gene encoding uncharacterized protein LOC125514677, whose protein sequence is MAGMLCVALLLTSLIWSATPTAGLAGDGHRQQQLTALPPRGWNSYDSFSWIIDEAAFLDNARIIANRLLPHGYQYAVIDFLWYRTIAAGSGVGAYGFDSMDQWGRPYPDPQRFPSGRGGGGFRPIADKVHATGLKFGIHLMNGISTQAVNANMPILDVRTGKAYVENGRQWRARDIGLTHRTCAWMPKGFMSVNTDLGAGRAFLRSLYRQYADWGVDFVKLDCIFGTDYSPKEIVTVSEILKELERPVVLSISPGTAVTPALAENITQHVDMYRVTGDDWDSWKDVRPHFDVARSFAAANKIGAPGLRGRSWPDLDMLPFGWLTDAGANQGPHRTTSLTFDEQTTQMVLWSMAKSPLMYGGDLRRLDDRTFNLITHPTLLKINHHTRNNMEFGYIHSERASKPDEQSDLSKSGYPIDVTNNGGMVLGLSTCSDKSAGGWHSSSEDRICRSYGIQNGNASFCKSKAKLLPTSDGVTMSSEEDQAKFHLADIDTDDGCLDASVSPWRTSSASQTPMFSACERHTKQVWELTENGQLVSSYSGLCATMQSSKEGENETTGARAWTAIGDKGEIYVAIFNLDTARRKITVSVPDLEKVVRRKLARCTCTEVWSRKRWSVMKGGISAVVTSHGSMLFEIRC, encoded by the exons ATGGCGGGCATGCTCTGCGTCGCTCTCCTCCTCACGTCCCTGATCTGGTCAGCCACGCCCACGGCCGGCCTGGCCGGAGATGGCCACCGGCAGCAGCAGCTAACCGCGCTGCCGCCGAGGGGCTGGAACTCGTACGACTCCTTCTCGTGGATCATCGACGAGGCCGCGTTCCTCGACAACGCGCGGATCATAGCCAACAGGCTGCTCCCGCATGGATACCAG TACGCAGTGATAGACTTCCTGTGGTACCGGACGATCGCCGCCGGCTCGGGGGTGGGCGCGTACGGCTTCGACAGCATGGACCAGTGGGGGCGCCCGTACCCTGACCCCCAGAGGTTCCCGTCGGGCCGAGGTGGCGGAGGGTTCAGGCCGATCGCCGATAAGGTCCATGCCACGGGCCTCAAGTTCGGCATCCACCTCATGAACGGGATCAGCACCCAGGCCGTCAACGCCAACATGCCCATCCTCGACGTCCGCACG GGAAAAGCCTATGTAGAGAATGGCCGACAATGGAGGGCGCGTGACATAGGCCTCACCCACAGGACATGTGCGTGGATGCCGAAAGGATTTATGAGTGTAAATACGGACCTGGGAGCTGGACGAGCATTCCTAAGGTCTCTCTATCGACAGTATGCCGACTGGGGCGTCGATTTCG TGAAGCTAGATTGCATCTTCGGCACGGATTACAGCCCGAAGGAGATTGTGACCGTCTCAGAG ATCCTGAAAGAGCTTGAGAGACCAGTCGTCCTATCCATCTCCCCCGGAACCGCTGTCACTCCAGCATTAGCTGAGAATATCACACAACATGTTGACATGTACAGGGTAACAGGAGATGACTGGGACAGCTGGAAAGATGTTCGCCCACATTTCGATGTCGCCAG ATCATTTGCTGCTGCGAATAAGATTGGCGCCCCTGGATTGCGAGGGAGGTCCTGGCCAGACTTAGACATGCTTCCATTTGGCTGGCTTACTGATGCAG GTGCTAATCAGGGACCTCACAGAACCACTAGCCTTACATTTGACGAACAAACAACACAG ATGGTACTTTGGTCAATGGCTAAATCACCGCTCATGTATGGTGGGGACTTGAGGCGTCTCGATGATCGCACATTCAATCTAATTACCCACCCTACTCTACTGAAGATAAATCACCACACCAGAAACAACATGGAG TTTGGTTATATTCATAGTGAAAGGGCTTCAAAGCCAGATGAACAATCCGATCTTTCAAAGTCCGGCTATCCGATCGACGTGACAAACAATGGTGGAATGGTTCTTGGTCTCAGTACATGCAGCGATAAGAGCGCCGGTGGATGGCACAGTTCCTCAGAAGATCGCATTTGCAGAAGCTATGGAATCCAGAATGGCAATGCCTCGTTTTGCAAATCCAAAGCAAAACTTCTTCCAACATC GGATGGAGTTACCATGAGCAGCGAGGAAGACCAAGCAAAGTTTCATCTGGCAGATATTGACACCGATGATGGTTGCTTGGATGCATCTGTCAGTCCATGGCGAACAAGCTCAGCGAGCCAAACTCCCATGTTCTCGGCCTGCGAACGGCATACAAAGCAG GTCTGGGAGCTAACAGAGAATGGACAGCTTGTAAGCAGTTACTCAGGATTGTGTGCTACAATGCAGTCCAGCAAGGAAGGAG AGAATGAAACTACCGGAGCACGAGCATGGACAGCAATTGGAGACAAAG GAGAGATCTACGTGGCCATCTTCAACCTCGACACTGCAAGGAGGAAGATCACTGTAAGCGTGCCGGATCTAGAAAAGGTTGTCCGGAGAAAGTTGGCAAGGTGCACCTGCACAGAAGTCTGGAGTAGAAAAAGATGGAGTGTGATGAAGGGGGGCATCTCAGCGGTGGTGACCTCACATGGCTCCATGTTGTTTGAAATCCGGTGTTGA